Part of the Sphingomonadaceae bacterium OTU29LAMAA1 genome, AGCGATGGCGCGTTTCTGGCCGGCTGATCTGCACCTGATCGGCAAGGACATTACCCGGTTCCACACGGTCTACTGGCCGGCGTTCCTGATGTCGGCGAACCTGCCGCTGCCGAAGCAGGTGTTCGCACACGGTTTCGTGCTCCATCGCGGCGAGAAGATGTCGAAGTCGGTCGGCAATGTCGTCAGCCCTGACGAATTGACCGACGCATTCGGCGTCGACGCGGTACGCTATTTCCTGCTCCGCGACGTCAGCTTCGGACAGGACGGCAGCTATTCGGCCGAGGCGATCGTGACGCGCGTCAACGCCGAACTCGCCAACAGCTTCGGCAATCTGGCACAGCGGACCCTGTCGTTCATCGCCAAAAATCTGGGCGGGGCATTTCCGGAGGGCGGCAGGTCCGACCCCGCCGACGCCATGCTGATCGAGGAGATCGTCGTCGCCTGCGCCGGCTTCAAATCGGCGTTCGGAGACCTGATGCTCAATCAGGGGATCGAGGCCTGGATGCGCGGCGTCTTCGCCTGCAACCAGTATATCGATGCGCAGGCGCCATGGGCGTTGCGCAAGACCGATCCCGACCGGATGAACGCAGTGCTGAACACGCTTGTTCGCGCAATCCGTATGCTGGCGATTGCGATTATCCCGGTGGTGCCGGATTCGGCGGCCAAGGTTCTCGACCAGATCGGTGCACAAGAACGCGATCACGCCGCGATCGACGATGACGACTGGTATGCCCGTCAGGCAGCATCCGGTTTCGTCATCGCTCCGCCGTCGCCCGTGTTCCCGCGGCTCGACATGCCGGCGGTGGTGGAGGCGTGATGTTCGCCGACAGCCACTGCCACCTGAACTACAAGGGTGTGTTCGAACAGCAGGCCGACGTGCTTGCGCGCGCACGAGCCCGTGGGGTGGGGGCCATGCTCAACATCTCGACCCGCGAGAGCGAATGGGACGCGGTGGTGGCCACGGCGGAGCGTGAACCCGACGTCTGGGCCTCGATCGGTATTCACCCGCACGAGGCGGACCAGCACCAGGATGTCGACAAGGCCAAGCTCGTCGAACGGGCCGCGCACCCGCGGGTCGTCGGGATCGGCGAGTCCGGCCTCGATTATTATTACGATCATTCGGACCGGGCGCGCCAGCAGGCAAGTTTCCGTACCCATATCGCTGCCTGCCGCGAAACCGGACTACCGCTGATCGTTCACACGCGCGATGCGGAAGACGATACGTTGGCGATCCTGCGCGATGAAATGGAGAAGGGGGCCTACAAAGGGGTAATCCATTGCTTCACTGCCAGTGGTGTCTTCGCCGATGCCGCCCTTGCGCTGGGGTTCTACATCTCCATCTCGGGCATCGTAACGTTCAGGAACGCACGTGATCTGCAGGATACCGCGGCGCGATTGCCGATCGATCGCCTGTTGATCGAAACGGATGCGCCATTCCTTGCGCCGGTGCCAAACCGCGGCAAACAGGGGGAACCGGCTTTCGTCGCCGACACCGCTGCCTTCCTCGCCGATCTACGGGGCGAGTCGATCGAGCAACTCGCTGCAAAGACCAGGGATAACTTCTTTACCTTGTTCGACAAAGCGTCCAAGACCGCGGCGCGAGATACGGCACGGTGAAGGTCCGCATTCTCGGCTCCGGCACATCGTCCGGCGTGCCGCGGATCGGCAATGACTGGGGCGTCTGTGACCCCGCGGAGCCGCGCAACCGTCGGACGCGCGCATCGTTGCTGGTCGAGCATGACGGCACGCGCATCCTGATCGATACCGGCCCTGACATGCGCGAACAGTTGCTGGCCGCTGACGTGGCCGCGGTCGACGCGATCATCTGGACCCACGATCACGCAGATCACTGTCACGGCATCGACGACGTCCGCCAGATTTTCCACGCCCTTGGCCGTCCGGTCCCCGGCTTCGCGAGGCGGGCGACGCTCGACGCGCTGAAGGAGCGGTTCACCTACGTCTTTGCCGGTCGGCAGGGGTATCCGCCGACTGTGGATGCGGCATGTCTACCCGACCGGCTGGTCATCGGCGGGATCACGATCGACGTCGTCGATCAGCCGCACGGACGCATAACCTCGGCTGGTCTGCGGTTTTCGGTGGCGGGTGCCGCCGTCGGTTATGCGACCGATTTTCATGCGCTGACCCCGGCGATGCGCGACCTGTATACCGGGCTGGACGTCTGGATCGTCGATGCATTGCGCTATGCGCCCCACCCGACCCACCCTGACGTGCCGACCGTCCTCGACTGGATCGCGCAGCTGCGTCCCGGCCGGTCAGCGTTCATACACATGGATCACAGTATGGATTATGCGACGCTGGTGGCGGATCTGCCGCCGGGCGTCGAACCAGGCTACGATGGACTGGAATTCACGCCATGATCCCTGATGTGGGCGGCCATGCGCTGCTCTATCTGTTGCTGCTTCTGCTGCCGGTCTCGGCGCTGATCGCTCGCCGTGTCCCGATTCTCCGGGTGCTGTTCTCGCTGGCGAGCTGGGCGGTCATCGCCGGCTTGCTGTTGCTGGTCGTAAGCCAACGCGAACAGTTCGATCCGTACATCCAGCGTGTCGCCCGGCTGTTGAAGCTGGAGGACCAGAACGTCGTCGGCAAGGAAACACGCATCCGCATGGCGCCGGACGGACATTTCTGGGCGCGCGTGACGCTGGATGGCGTTTCCAGGCGGATGCTGGTGGATAGCGGGGCGACGGTGACGGCGCTATCGACCCGAACCGCGCAGGCTGCGGCGCTCGACGTTCGCAAGAGCTTGATCCCGATGGTGCTCAACACCGCCAACGGTCAGATCAATGCCCAGACCGCCACCGTGCGGGAGTTGCGGCTGGGTGATATCGCCGCACGGGATCTTGGCGTCGTGGTGTCACCGGCATTCGGCGATACCGATGTGCTCGGCATGAATTTTCTGTCGAAGCTGAAGTCGTGGCGGGTCGAGGGCAACACGCTGATCCTCGAACCGCATCACCACCAAGACTTTACATAATGGATATTATCGATCTGGCCAACGGGCCGGCTGGAGGGGGGCTTTCATGATCGAACGTCTGGTCGCCATCATGGCTCGACTGCGCGATCCGCAGCGCGGTTGCGAATGGGACGTGGCGCAAACCTGGGCGACGATCGCTCCCTATACGATCGAGGAAGCCTATGAAGTGGCCGACGCGATCATGCGCAACGACGCCGACGACGTGAAGGATGAACTGGGCGATCTGCTGCTTCAGGTCGTTTTCCACAGCCGTATTGCCGAAGAAGCTGGCGCGTTTACGTTTGCCGATGTCGTCGGGTCGATCAGCGACAAGATGGAACGCCGGCATCCGCACATCTTCGGCGCCGTGACGGCCAGTCCCGGCTGGGAGGAACTGAAGGCTGCCGAGCGGGCCGGAAAGGACGATACGAGTGCTCTGGCCGGTGTCGCTGCCGGCCTGCCTGCGCTGATGCGCGCAGTCAAATTGCAGAAACGTGCCGCGCGCGTCGGGTTTGACTGGCCCGACACGGATGGTCCCCGAGCGAAGGTACACGAGGAGATTGATGAGGTCGTCGCAGCATCCGCAGACGAGATCCATGAAGAGGTCGGCGATCTTCTCTTTGCCGTGGTAAACTGGGCCCGCCATCTGGGCATCGATCCCGAAGCCGCGTTACGTGCCGGCAACGCCAAGTTTGAACGTCGCTTCCGCGCGATGGAAGAAGCCGCCGGCGATGCCTTTCCGGCGATGGCGCTCGATGAACAGGAAGCGCTTTGGCAGCAGGTGAAGCGGGGCTGACCCGCTGGTTCACCGCTGCTGAAAGCGTTCATAGTCCCGTTCGGCGAGACGCACTTCATACTGCGTCTCAAGTCCCTCGCTGATCTGGCCGAGGACTTCGCCATGTGCATGCAGCCATGCCGCGCCCGCTCCGTCGCCGGCTTCCAGCGTGATCCAGTAGCGGCGATGTGCAGCGGTCAACTTCGCGGCAACCTGTTCGATCAGGGCGCCCACCCCTTCCCCGCTCAACGCCGACAACGCCACCACGTCGTCCCGCCGATCGGCTTCGGCAAGCATGACGTCATGGCGTTCGGTATCGAGCAGGTCGAGCTTGTTCCACGCCTCGAACCGCGGTGTCATCTCCGACACACCGATTTCCGACAGCACCGCTTCAACGTCCGATCGCTGCGCTTCGGTATCGGGATGTGCGATATCGCGGACATGAATGAGCAGGTCTGCGGACACCACTTCTTCCAGCGTCGCCTTGAATGCAGCGACCAGTTGTGTCGGCAGGTCGGATACGAAGCCAACCGTGTCGGACAGGATCGCCTTGTCGATGCCGGGCAGTGAAATCTGGCGCAGTGTCGGATCAAGCGTCGCGAAAAGCAGGTTTTCCGCCATCACGTCCGCGCCCGTCAGCCGGTTAAATAGCGTCGATTTGCCTGCATTGGTGTAGCCGACCAGCGCGATCACCGGCCATGGTGCGCGCTGCCGCCGCTCGCGATGCAATCCGCGCGTGCGGCTGACCTGCTCCAGTTCGCGACGCAGGCGCGCCATACGATCCCTGATCAGTCTGCGGTCGGCCTCGATCTGTGTTTCGCCTGGGCCGCCAAGGAAGCCGAAGCCGCCCCGCTGGCGTTCGAGGTGGGTCCAGCTGCGTACCAGCCGTCCGCCCTGATAATCCAGATGCGCCAACTCGACCTGCAATCGCCCTTCGGCGGTCGCCGCGCGTTCGCCGAAGATTTCGAGGATCAGACCCGTGCGATCGATCACCTTGGCTTCGAGGGCGGTTTCCAGATTGCGCTGCTGCACCGGCGTCAGGCTGGCGTCGAACACGACGAGATCCGCTTCGTCCTGCCGCACCTGCACCGCGAGTTGCTCCACCTGTCCGCTGCCGATCAGGGTCGCCGGCTTGGGCGCACGCACCCGCACCGCGACCTTGTCCGTCACGACCAGCCCGATCGCTGCGGCAAGGCCAGCCGTTTCGTCGAGCCGGGCATCGGCATCACGATGCGCATCGCCCTGATCCGGCAGGACGATCAGCACTCGCCCGCCCCGGGCAAACTCGTCACGATCGCGGTTGAAACCCGTGCTCATCGCTTATTCTTCCGTCTCGCCCTCGTCGGCGAGGTTCAACGCACGGGCAGGCTGAATGGTCGATACGGCGTGCTTGTATACGAGCTGCGCCATGCCTTCGCGCTGTAGCAGCATGCAGAACAGGTCGAAGCCGGCGATATGACCCTGCAGCATGACCCCGTTGATCAGGAACATCGTTACCGAGTCCTCGGATTTACGCACGGCGTTCAAAAAGATTTCCTGCAGCAACGGCTGCTTGCGCTGCGCTTCACCGACCGAATCGACGATAGCGGCGACATCCATCGGGCCCGATGGCATGATCGTCGAAATGGCGTGCTTGTAGATCAGCTGCGACTGGCCGTCGCGGCGCAATAGCACCGAGAAATTGTCGAACCAGGTGACGATGCCCTGCAGCTTGACGCCCTTCACCAGGAACATGGTGACCGGGGTCTTGGAGCGGCGGAGAGCGTTGAGGAACAGGTCCTGGAGAGACCCTTGCTTGTCGGCCATGATGAGCCTTTCGTATTATTGGCGAGCCGTTAGCCCGCTAGTGCGCCGTTTCCCGGCGTCGGATGCCGACCGGATCGGTCGGCGATGCACATCTATGAACGATGGGTGCAAAC contains:
- the metG gene encoding methionine--tRNA ligase, which produces MADPYYITTAIHYPNGRPHIGHAYEMIAADAIARFQRQAGRDVRFQTGTDEHGLKMAQTARARGIDVREFADEMSAHFSGMADTLNISYDRFIRTVEPAHYAASQAIWQAMRDKGDLYLDRYEGWYSVRDEAFYDEKELVDGEGGQRLSPQGTPVEWTAEETWFFRLSKYQQPLLDLYAANPDFIRPETRRNEVMRFVEGGLSDLSVSRTSFDWGVPVPDSPGHVMYVWVDALTNYLTGAGYPDDAEAMARFWPADLHLIGKDITRFHTVYWPAFLMSANLPLPKQVFAHGFVLHRGEKMSKSVGNVVSPDELTDAFGVDAVRYFLLRDVSFGQDGSYSAEAIVTRVNAELANSFGNLAQRTLSFIAKNLGGAFPEGGRSDPADAMLIEEIVVACAGFKSAFGDLMLNQGIEAWMRGVFACNQYIDAQAPWALRKTDPDRMNAVLNTLVRAIRMLAIAIIPVVPDSAAKVLDQIGAQERDHAAIDDDDWYARQAASGFVIAPPSPVFPRLDMPAVVEA
- a CDS encoding TatD family hydrolase, whose translation is MFADSHCHLNYKGVFEQQADVLARARARGVGAMLNISTRESEWDAVVATAEREPDVWASIGIHPHEADQHQDVDKAKLVERAAHPRVVGIGESGLDYYYDHSDRARQQASFRTHIAACRETGLPLIVHTRDAEDDTLAILRDEMEKGAYKGVIHCFTASGVFADAALALGFYISISGIVTFRNARDLQDTAARLPIDRLLIETDAPFLAPVPNRGKQGEPAFVADTAAFLADLRGESIEQLAAKTRDNFFTLFDKASKTAARDTAR
- a CDS encoding MBL fold metallo-hydrolase, whose translation is MKVRILGSGTSSGVPRIGNDWGVCDPAEPRNRRTRASLLVEHDGTRILIDTGPDMREQLLAADVAAVDAIIWTHDHADHCHGIDDVRQIFHALGRPVPGFARRATLDALKERFTYVFAGRQGYPPTVDAACLPDRLVIGGITIDVVDQPHGRITSAGLRFSVAGAAVGYATDFHALTPAMRDLYTGLDVWIVDALRYAPHPTHPDVPTVLDWIAQLRPGRSAFIHMDHSMDYATLVADLPPGVEPGYDGLEFTP
- a CDS encoding TIGR02281 family clan AA aspartic protease, which translates into the protein MIPDVGGHALLYLLLLLLPVSALIARRVPILRVLFSLASWAVIAGLLLLVVSQREQFDPYIQRVARLLKLEDQNVVGKETRIRMAPDGHFWARVTLDGVSRRMLVDSGATVTALSTRTAQAAALDVRKSLIPMVLNTANGQINAQTATVRELRLGDIAARDLGVVVSPAFGDTDVLGMNFLSKLKSWRVEGNTLILEPHHHQDFT
- the mazG gene encoding nucleoside triphosphate pyrophosphohydrolase, yielding MIERLVAIMARLRDPQRGCEWDVAQTWATIAPYTIEEAYEVADAIMRNDADDVKDELGDLLLQVVFHSRIAEEAGAFTFADVVGSISDKMERRHPHIFGAVTASPGWEELKAAERAGKDDTSALAGVAAGLPALMRAVKLQKRAARVGFDWPDTDGPRAKVHEEIDEVVAASADEIHEEVGDLLFAVVNWARHLGIDPEAALRAGNAKFERRFRAMEEAAGDAFPAMALDEQEALWQQVKRG
- the hflX gene encoding GTPase HflX, whose amino-acid sequence is MSTGFNRDRDEFARGGRVLIVLPDQGDAHRDADARLDETAGLAAAIGLVVTDKVAVRVRAPKPATLIGSGQVEQLAVQVRQDEADLVVFDASLTPVQQRNLETALEAKVIDRTGLILEIFGERAATAEGRLQVELAHLDYQGGRLVRSWTHLERQRGGFGFLGGPGETQIEADRRLIRDRMARLRRELEQVSRTRGLHRERRQRAPWPVIALVGYTNAGKSTLFNRLTGADVMAENLLFATLDPTLRQISLPGIDKAILSDTVGFVSDLPTQLVAAFKATLEEVVSADLLIHVRDIAHPDTEAQRSDVEAVLSEIGVSEMTPRFEAWNKLDLLDTERHDVMLAEADRRDDVVALSALSGEGVGALIEQVAAKLTAAHRRYWITLEAGDGAGAAWLHAHGEVLGQISEGLETQYEVRLAERDYERFQQR
- the hfq gene encoding RNA chaperone Hfq; this encodes MADKQGSLQDLFLNALRRSKTPVTMFLVKGVKLQGIVTWFDNFSVLLRRDGQSQLIYKHAISTIMPSGPMDVAAIVDSVGEAQRKQPLLQEIFLNAVRKSEDSVTMFLINGVMLQGHIAGFDLFCMLLQREGMAQLVYKHAVSTIQPARALNLADEGETEE